Proteins encoded by one window of Cupriavidus sp. EM10:
- the iscU gene encoding Fe-S cluster assembly scaffold IscU produces MSYSNKVLDHYENPRNVGSFDKNDDAVGTGMVGAPACGDVMKLQIKVNEAGVIEDAKFKTYGCGSAIASSSLVTEWVKGKTVDQALEIKNTQIAEELALPPVKIHCSILAEDAIKAAVEDYKKKHGGAEQQAA; encoded by the coding sequence ATGTCTTACAGCAACAAGGTTCTCGACCACTATGAAAATCCGCGCAACGTCGGTTCGTTCGACAAGAACGACGACGCGGTGGGCACCGGCATGGTCGGCGCCCCGGCCTGCGGCGACGTGATGAAGCTGCAGATCAAGGTAAACGAGGCGGGCGTGATCGAAGACGCCAAGTTCAAGACCTACGGCTGCGGCTCGGCGATCGCCTCGTCGTCGCTGGTGACCGAATGGGTCAAGGGCAAGACCGTGGATCAGGCGCTGGAGATCAAGAACACCCAGATCGCCGAGGAACTGGCGCTGCCGCCGGTGAAGATCCACTGCTCGATCCTGGCGGAAGACGCCATCAAGGCGGCCGTCGAGGATTACAAGAAGAAGCACGGCGGCGCCGAGCAGCAGGCTGCCTGA
- the iscA gene encoding iron-sulfur cluster assembly protein IscA codes for MITMTEKAAKHVSRYLERRGKGLGLRVGVKTTGCSGLAYKLEYVDELQPEDQVFETRGIKVIVDPKSLPYIDGTELDFAREGLNEGFKFNNPNVKDECGCGESFRV; via the coding sequence ATGATCACGATGACCGAAAAGGCGGCGAAACACGTTTCGCGCTACCTGGAACGCCGCGGCAAGGGCCTGGGCCTGCGCGTGGGCGTGAAGACCACCGGCTGCTCGGGCCTGGCGTACAAGCTCGAGTACGTGGACGAATTGCAGCCGGAAGACCAGGTATTCGAGACGCGCGGCATCAAGGTGATCGTGGATCCGAAGAGCCTGCCGTACATCGACGGTACCGAACTGGACTTCGCGCGCGAGGGGTTGAACGAAGGTTTCAAGTTCAACAATCCGAACGTCAAGGACGAGTGCGGCTGCGGCGAGTCGTTCCGGGTCTGA
- the hscB gene encoding Fe-S protein assembly co-chaperone HscB codes for MKDDFFSLFGLPAQYEVDETALDAAYRTVQSQAHPDRFANAGDAERRVAMQWAAHANEAYRTLRQPLKRAIYLLNLRGVDIQAESNTAMAPAFLMQQMEWREALQDATQARDVDQLDGLLRALRQEKRERHAALGALLDAGDNEAAGAAARQLMFIEKIEHDASEAIDRLED; via the coding sequence TTGAAAGACGATTTTTTCTCGCTGTTCGGGCTGCCTGCCCAGTATGAGGTGGACGAAACCGCGCTGGACGCAGCCTATCGCACCGTCCAGTCGCAGGCGCATCCCGACCGCTTTGCCAATGCCGGGGATGCCGAGCGGCGCGTGGCCATGCAGTGGGCCGCGCATGCCAACGAGGCATACCGCACGTTGCGCCAGCCGCTGAAGCGGGCCATCTACCTGCTGAACCTGCGTGGCGTGGATATCCAGGCCGAAAGCAACACGGCGATGGCGCCGGCCTTCCTGATGCAGCAGATGGAATGGCGCGAGGCGCTGCAGGACGCCACGCAAGCGCGCGATGTGGACCAGCTCGACGGCCTGCTGCGCGCCCTGCGTCAGGAAAAGCGCGAACGCCACGCGGCGCTGGGCGCGCTGCTCGATGCCGGTGACAACGAAGCCGCCGGCGCCGCCGCGCGCCAGCTGATGTTTATCGAGAAGATCGAACACGACGCCAGCGAGGCGATCGATCGGCTCGAAGATTAG